One region of Calditerricola satsumensis genomic DNA includes:
- a CDS encoding mannose-1-phosphate guanylyltransferase, with protein sequence MEVFSLIMAGGGGTRFWPLSRHAMPKQFLNISGNDTLINETIDRISSVISPSKTFVVTNKNQQAVLEQVLRDDIPKENVLYEPIGRNTAACIAYAALVIKKRYGDGILAVFPSDHYVTDRDGFVLVLKRCLEIAASTDSLVTIGIQPTFPATGYGYIRYDASVPVGDWAYRVEEFVEKPNFEKAKAYVRSGKYLWNSGMFVWKVSVILENFRRFLPRLYNKLAELEPYLDTPQEEEVLARIYPQLPDISIDYGILERSDDVVVVPGDFGWNDVGSWDALGAIFPPDEQGNIVRGQHVGLNTRDCVIYGNGRLIATINVKDLIIVETPDALLVCPKANAQDVKLIVERLKENPEWEKYL encoded by the coding sequence ATGGAGGTGTTCTCGCTTATCATGGCCGGCGGCGGCGGGACTCGGTTTTGGCCGCTGAGCCGACACGCCATGCCCAAGCAGTTTTTGAACATCAGCGGCAATGATACGTTGATCAACGAAACGATTGACCGCATTTCTTCCGTCATTTCACCGAGCAAAACCTTTGTCGTAACGAATAAAAATCAACAAGCCGTTCTAGAGCAGGTGCTCCGAGACGATATTCCGAAAGAAAACGTGCTCTATGAGCCGATCGGGCGCAACACGGCGGCGTGCATTGCCTACGCGGCGTTGGTGATCAAAAAGCGTTATGGCGACGGGATATTGGCCGTCTTTCCGTCCGACCACTACGTGACCGATCGCGATGGGTTCGTTTTGGTCTTAAAGCGCTGCTTGGAGATCGCCGCGTCTACCGATTCGCTGGTGACGATTGGCATCCAGCCCACCTTCCCGGCAACGGGTTACGGCTACATTCGTTATGATGCGAGCGTGCCTGTAGGCGATTGGGCTTATCGGGTAGAAGAGTTTGTAGAAAAGCCGAACTTTGAAAAAGCCAAGGCATATGTGCGTTCAGGGAAATATTTGTGGAACAGCGGCATGTTCGTGTGGAAAGTCTCCGTCATTCTGGAGAATTTCCGTCGGTTTTTGCCGCGGCTGTACAACAAACTGGCGGAACTGGAGCCCTATCTCGACACGCCGCAGGAAGAAGAGGTGCTTGCGCGCATTTACCCGCAGCTCCCCGACATCTCCATCGATTACGGGATTTTGGAACGCTCGGACGATGTGGTGGTGGTGCCCGGCGATTTTGGCTGGAACGACGTAGGAAGTTGGGATGCGCTCGGGGCGATTTTCCCGCCCGATGAACAGGGCAACATTGTCCGGGGACAGCATGTGGGGTTGAACACGCGCGATTGCGTGATCTATGGAAACGGCCGGCTGATTGCCACGATCAACGTCAAAGACCTGATCATAGTGGAAACGCCCGATGCCCTTTTGGTGTGCCCGAAGGCCAACGCCCAAGATGTCAAACTGATTGTGGAACGCCTCAAGGAAAATCCGGAATGGGAGAAGTATCTCTGA
- a CDS encoding glycosyltransferase family 4 protein has translation MRIAIVHDWLIVYAGAEKVLEQFLLLFPNADLFTLVDFLPKNQRDFIQNKKVYTSFIQSLPFARKKYRHYLPLMPLAIEQFDLSSYDLIISSSHAVAKGVITGPDQIHICYCHSPIRYAWDLQHQYLRESGLDKGIIGLIARWMLHRLRMWDVRTANGVDVFVANSKFIARRIWKTYRREAVVVYPPVDVEAFSLKMDKEDFYLTASRMVPYKKMDLIVEAFSRMPDKKLVVIGDGPDFEKVRSKAGPNIELLGYQPFDVLRDYMQRARAFIFAAEEDFGIAPVEAQACGTPVIAYGKGGVTETVLPGETGLFFEEQTPESLIKAVAEFEASIDCFDPKRIRKNAERFSVTRFRKEFSEVVEQVLKNMK, from the coding sequence GTGCGTATAGCAATTGTGCATGACTGGTTAATAGTTTATGCTGGTGCTGAAAAAGTATTAGAACAATTCCTCCTGCTCTTTCCTAATGCTGATCTTTTTACATTGGTTGATTTTTTACCAAAAAATCAACGTGATTTTATTCAAAACAAAAAAGTATATACGTCTTTTATTCAGAGTTTACCCTTTGCTAGAAAAAAATATCGTCATTATCTTCCTCTTATGCCTCTTGCGATTGAACAATTTGACCTTTCATCCTACGACCTTATTATTTCAAGCTCTCACGCGGTTGCTAAAGGCGTCATAACCGGTCCGGACCAGATACACATTTGTTACTGCCATTCTCCTATTCGGTATGCGTGGGATCTTCAACATCAATACTTGAGGGAGTCAGGCCTTGATAAAGGAATAATAGGATTAATAGCACGTTGGATGTTGCACCGGTTGCGTATGTGGGATGTCCGTACGGCTAACGGTGTAGATGTTTTTGTGGCGAATTCAAAGTTTATAGCTCGGCGAATTTGGAAGACCTACCGACGAGAAGCTGTCGTTGTTTACCCGCCAGTAGATGTTGAGGCTTTTTCCCTAAAAATGGATAAAGAAGATTTTTACCTAACCGCATCGCGAATGGTCCCCTATAAAAAAATGGATCTCATTGTAGAAGCGTTCTCGCGCATGCCTGATAAAAAACTTGTCGTTATAGGTGACGGGCCTGATTTTGAGAAGGTTCGATCCAAGGCTGGTCCTAACATAGAACTTTTAGGTTACCAGCCATTTGATGTATTACGAGACTATATGCAAAGGGCACGTGCGTTTATATTCGCCGCTGAGGAAGATTTTGGTATTGCGCCGGTAGAAGCCCAAGCGTGTGGTACACCGGTAATTGCTTATGGAAAAGGAGGGGTAACGGAAACGGTCTTGCCCGGTGAGACGGGTCTCTTTTTTGAGGAACAGACGCCGGAGAGCCTGATTAAAGCTGTAGCAGAGTTTGAAGCGAGCATTGATTGCTTCGACCCCAAGAGGATTAGGAAAAATGCGGAACGTTTCAGTGTCACACGGTTCCGCAAAGAATTTTCTGAGGTAGTAGAGCAAGTTTTGAAAAATATGAAATAA
- a CDS encoding O-antigen polymerase has product MKVKIWWLHPVWYVLGTSCLIIIALVTSDEMYYSAWGTPKWIDFDTAIMSISTLLMFTLGLLLALGIKTRKKPQWLLFNPDKFLIIVARVLLILILIGYSAWFYAAYSRGFSISLAEGVLKGEKGIIYSLKQEYFRTIPGLTSLVQFGPCYIVLAVYIGVRQGWAKVCKGLLIVLGLTILRAFFFSERLALIELFIPGLVVYVRLLTNRPKWVSLLPLGIVAIVIGLFSSFEYFRSWVNAYTFYMDSYGEFVYQRLIGYYLTAINNGILLTKSIPDGLDLPYFTFEWFWRFPVLKQIFSYTDIANVDISELYDSLLFLYANPEFNNPSGILLPIVDFGIFGGLFVWVLLGFITGILYKWFTEGSIFGLFIYPIWFIGLLELPRILYWTSSRSFPTFIALLVVLFLLTVGRQKATFSTRDNSKMINKSNANLYA; this is encoded by the coding sequence ATGAAAGTAAAAATATGGTGGTTACATCCTGTCTGGTATGTGTTAGGAACTAGTTGTCTAATTATAATTGCACTAGTTACCTCTGATGAGATGTATTATTCAGCTTGGGGTACCCCAAAATGGATAGACTTTGATACTGCAATTATGTCAATTAGTACTCTACTAATGTTCACGTTGGGGTTGTTATTAGCATTAGGAATTAAGACACGCAAGAAACCCCAGTGGTTGTTATTTAATCCTGATAAATTTCTCATTATCGTTGCTCGAGTTCTCCTAATTCTTATATTAATTGGTTATAGTGCCTGGTTTTATGCTGCTTATAGCCGAGGTTTTTCAATAAGCTTAGCAGAAGGAGTACTAAAAGGAGAAAAAGGGATTATCTATTCCCTTAAGCAGGAATATTTTCGCACGATTCCTGGTTTGACAAGTCTTGTTCAATTTGGACCATGTTATATAGTTCTGGCTGTATATATTGGGGTTAGGCAAGGTTGGGCAAAAGTTTGCAAAGGTTTGCTCATTGTATTAGGGTTGACGATCCTTCGGGCCTTCTTTTTTTCGGAACGGTTAGCATTAATTGAACTGTTTATTCCGGGGCTAGTTGTTTATGTGCGCCTTTTAACCAATCGTCCTAAGTGGGTTTCTTTATTACCACTTGGAATTGTTGCTATTGTGATTGGACTGTTTAGTAGTTTTGAGTATTTCCGATCGTGGGTTAATGCTTATACATTTTATATGGACTCGTATGGAGAGTTTGTTTATCAACGTTTGATAGGTTATTACTTAACTGCTATTAATAATGGAATTTTGTTGACTAAAAGCATTCCAGATGGTTTAGATTTACCTTATTTTACCTTTGAGTGGTTTTGGAGGTTTCCAGTCCTTAAGCAAATTTTTTCGTATACAGACATAGCAAATGTAGATATCAGTGAATTATATGATTCATTACTGTTTTTGTATGCAAATCCTGAGTTTAATAACCCAAGTGGTATTCTGCTTCCGATTGTCGATTTCGGTATTTTTGGAGGCCTTTTCGTATGGGTTTTGCTTGGTTTCATCACAGGGATTCTTTATAAATGGTTTACAGAGGGTAGTATTTTTGGATTGTTCATATATCCTATCTGGTTTATAGGTTTATTAGAATTACCCCGTATACTTTATTGGACAAGTAGTAGATCGTTCCCTACTTTTATAGCACTACTGGTTGTGCTTTTCTTACTTACAGTTGGAAGACAAAAGGCGACTTTTTCAACTAGAGATAACTCTAAAATGATCAATAAAAGTAATGCCAACTTATATGCGTGA
- a CDS encoding phospho-sugar mutase codes for MKLYRLWLEDPYFDETIRQELVSIGERKEIEDRFYRYLEFGTGGLRGLIGAGTNRINRYTVRHATQGLSNYIHSFGPAAAARGVVIAYDSRQCSREFALEAALTLNTNGILAYLWDSLRPTPMLSFAVRELGTIAGIVITASHNPPEYNGYKVYWEDGGQIPPERAAAIQAAIRAIEDITKIHPMPEEEARAKGFLKPVPPEIDRKYYDRLLGLVTTTPEQRAACRILYTPLHGTGNIPVRTVLTEAGYPVTVVKEQEHPDPNFSTVKCPNPEEPEVFQLALRIAAEEQSDVILATDPDADRLGVMVRDRNGNYRLLNGNQVGAILVDFILSTRKAKGTLPPNGAVIKTIATSYMIEPLCREYGVELLNTHTGFKFIGDKIREFEETGTHTFLFGYEESYGYLGATFVRDKDAVMAALLVAEAVAYHKAHGRTLYDALQAIWAKCGCFLEDLHSVTLPGKEGQVQIAAIMEQLRREPPTSFGGIPVAYIDDYQVGVGLEVATGREYPLELGKANVLHFRFADRGFVMVRPSGTEPKLKIYFSVTGKNETDAHRRLEAVKADALRMMNLPVVNRP; via the coding sequence ATGAAACTCTACCGTTTATGGCTGGAAGATCCATATTTTGATGAAACAATCCGTCAAGAATTGGTTTCCATAGGAGAAAGAAAAGAAATCGAAGACCGCTTCTACCGCTATCTCGAGTTCGGTACCGGCGGGCTTCGCGGGCTCATTGGCGCTGGAACCAACCGTATAAACCGGTACACCGTCCGTCATGCGACACAAGGACTATCAAACTATATCCATTCCTTCGGTCCAGCAGCGGCCGCTCGCGGCGTGGTGATCGCTTACGATTCCCGTCAGTGTTCAAGGGAATTTGCGTTGGAAGCGGCCCTTACCTTAAACACTAATGGCATTTTAGCGTACCTTTGGGATAGCCTTCGCCCAACACCTATGCTCTCCTTTGCCGTTCGAGAGCTTGGCACCATCGCTGGCATCGTCATCACGGCAAGCCACAACCCGCCTGAGTACAACGGCTATAAGGTATACTGGGAGGATGGTGGCCAGATTCCACCAGAGCGGGCGGCAGCCATCCAAGCCGCCATCCGAGCCATTGAAGACATCACCAAAATTCACCCGATGCCGGAAGAAGAGGCAAGGGCCAAGGGATTCCTCAAGCCGGTCCCGCCCGAAATCGACCGCAAGTACTATGATCGGCTGCTTGGCCTTGTAACCACGACTCCGGAACAGCGAGCCGCCTGCCGCATTCTCTATACACCGCTTCACGGTACCGGAAACATCCCGGTTCGCACGGTGCTGACCGAGGCGGGGTATCCGGTTACTGTGGTTAAAGAGCAGGAGCACCCAGATCCCAATTTTTCAACAGTCAAATGCCCCAACCCGGAGGAACCCGAGGTGTTTCAGCTGGCCCTTCGGATTGCCGCCGAGGAGCAGTCCGATGTGATCTTGGCTACCGATCCCGACGCCGACCGATTGGGCGTTATGGTGCGAGACCGGAACGGCAACTACCGTTTGCTTAACGGCAATCAGGTGGGGGCCATTCTGGTCGATTTCATTCTCTCTACCCGAAAAGCAAAGGGCACACTGCCTCCCAACGGCGCAGTGATCAAAACCATTGCGACATCCTACATGATTGAACCTCTCTGCCGGGAATACGGGGTGGAGCTGCTCAACACCCACACGGGGTTTAAGTTCATCGGCGACAAGATTCGTGAGTTTGAAGAAACAGGGACGCATACGTTCCTCTTTGGCTATGAGGAGAGCTACGGTTACTTGGGTGCCACTTTCGTGCGCGACAAGGATGCCGTTATGGCTGCGCTGTTGGTGGCGGAAGCGGTAGCGTATCACAAGGCCCATGGACGGACGCTGTATGACGCTCTTCAGGCCATATGGGCCAAGTGTGGCTGTTTCCTTGAAGACTTGCATTCTGTAACGCTGCCCGGCAAGGAAGGGCAGGTCCAGATTGCCGCCATCATGGAGCAACTCCGCCGGGAACCGCCAACCTCGTTTGGGGGTATTCCGGTCGCCTATATTGACGATTACCAGGTGGGCGTGGGACTGGAAGTGGCCACCGGTCGGGAGTATCCGCTTGAACTGGGCAAGGCCAACGTGTTGCATTTCCGATTTGCCGATCGCGGCTTTGTCATGGTCCGACCCTCGGGTACGGAACCCAAGCTAAAAATCTATTTCTCAGTAACGGGGAAGAACGAGACAGACGCCCATCGACGGCTCGAAGCGGTAAAAGCGGATGCTTTGCGCATGATGAATCTCCCGGTGGTTAATCGTCCGTAA
- a CDS encoding glycosyltransferase family 4 protein, whose translation MWEQFVLPLQVGNRLLWSPANTGPLAISRQVVTIHDAATLVHPEWFDPRFALWYRFLLPRLMRRVLRVITVSEFSRQQLVEYGGAREEDIVVIPNGVDRRFKPASEEEIYSLRLRFRLMNPYILVVGSLEPRKNLRRLFMAWEQVQPILQEVDLVVAGSDGKVFRSLGFDHVPANVRLIGYVKDKDLPVLYSGAEVFVYPSLYEGFGLPPLEAMACGTPVITSNISALPEVVGDAALLVDPYCEESIATGILKVMEDRIFRENLRKSGLERSKLFTWDRTAELTWRVLKEVGA comes from the coding sequence GTGTGGGAGCAATTTGTGCTTCCATTACAGGTAGGTAACCGTCTTTTATGGAGTCCTGCTAATACTGGCCCGCTAGCGATTAGTCGACAAGTTGTAACAATCCACGATGCAGCCACACTTGTACATCCAGAGTGGTTTGATCCAAGGTTTGCATTGTGGTATCGTTTCCTATTACCACGACTGATGCGTCGTGTACTTCGGGTAATAACTGTATCGGAGTTTTCGCGACAACAACTAGTTGAATATGGCGGTGCAAGAGAAGAGGATATCGTTGTAATCCCAAACGGTGTAGACCGACGTTTTAAGCCTGCATCTGAGGAAGAAATTTACTCTCTTAGATTGCGCTTCAGGCTTATGAATCCATATATTTTGGTTGTTGGCTCGCTAGAACCGAGAAAAAATCTTCGAAGACTTTTTATGGCTTGGGAACAAGTTCAACCTATTCTACAAGAAGTGGATTTGGTTGTTGCGGGTAGCGACGGAAAAGTATTTCGCTCTCTTGGTTTTGATCATGTGCCTGCTAATGTACGGCTCATAGGTTATGTTAAGGACAAAGACCTTCCTGTTTTATACAGCGGGGCTGAAGTCTTTGTCTATCCCTCCCTCTATGAAGGTTTTGGTCTACCGCCGTTAGAAGCTATGGCATGTGGAACCCCGGTGATAACATCTAACATTAGCGCGCTTCCTGAAGTCGTCGGTGATGCGGCCTTATTGGTTGATCCTTATTGTGAAGAGTCAATTGCGACGGGAATTCTTAAAGTGATGGAAGATCGCATATTCCGGGAAAACTTGCGAAAATCCGGGCTTGAACGGTCTAAGCTTTTCACATGGGATCGTACAGCTGAATTAACCTGGCGTGTGCTGAAAGAAGTAGGAGCGTAA
- a CDS encoding glycosyltransferase family 2 protein: MNDKPLVSIIINNYNYGHFLREAIESALNQTYPHTEVIVVDDGSIDNSREIIAEYGDRIVPVLKENGGQASAFNAGFAVSRGDIIIFLDADDELFPDTVRKIVNVWRTGLSKVQYRLKIVDQYGMVQGVIPSSQMHSGNLKPILLSAGTYLYPPTSGNAFARSFLDSVLPMPENEWRICADGYLNLLSVLHGDIVSLNQPLGLYRIHDSNNYFCSLDHIDVKRLVKRLRDNLLRDYQKENLLRDYFNNCGELNRIPSDFMLRNIFHVRSRIELLCMAPDEYPFSMDTALRLLYHALKATFVNPWLSPLKRVTYMAYFLSMVLFPRSVARRLAFWAWVFKRRPKS, encoded by the coding sequence GTGAATGACAAGCCCCTGGTAAGCATTATCATTAACAACTACAATTACGGTCACTTTCTGCGCGAAGCCATTGAAAGCGCGTTGAACCAGACTTATCCTCATACCGAAGTCATAGTGGTGGACGACGGTTCTATAGACAATTCGCGGGAGATCATTGCAGAGTACGGAGACCGCATCGTACCGGTCCTAAAAGAAAATGGGGGACAGGCTTCGGCATTCAATGCGGGGTTTGCCGTTAGCAGGGGGGATATTATTATTTTTCTGGATGCAGATGATGAACTTTTTCCAGATACAGTAAGAAAAATAGTGAATGTGTGGCGAACTGGGTTGAGCAAAGTGCAATACCGGCTTAAGATAGTGGATCAGTATGGTATGGTGCAGGGTGTGATACCGAGTTCTCAGATGCATTCTGGCAATTTGAAACCTATCTTGCTTTCTGCGGGAACATATCTGTACCCACCAACCAGCGGTAACGCGTTTGCGAGGAGTTTTCTCGACTCCGTTCTTCCAATGCCAGAGAACGAATGGCGTATATGTGCGGATGGCTATCTAAACCTATTGTCTGTTCTACATGGTGATATAGTGTCGCTTAACCAGCCGCTAGGACTTTATAGGATTCATGATTCCAACAATTATTTTTGTAGTTTAGATCATATCGATGTAAAGCGGCTTGTAAAGCGGCTACGCGATAATTTATTGCGTGACTATCAAAAGGAAAATCTGTTGCGAGACTACTTTAATAATTGTGGAGAATTAAATAGGATTCCTTCAGATTTTATGCTAAGAAATATTTTTCACGTAAGGTCTCGCATAGAATTACTGTGTATGGCTCCAGATGAGTATCCCTTTTCTATGGATACTGCTCTAAGGTTATTATACCATGCCCTTAAGGCAACTTTTGTAAATCCGTGGCTTTCTCCACTAAAGCGTGTGACTTATATGGCTTATTTTCTGAGCATGGTTTTATTTCCCCGTTCAGTAGCTAGACGATTAGCTTTTTGGGCATGGGTTTTTAAAAGAAGACCAAAGTCGTGA
- a CDS encoding type I phosphomannose isomerase catalytic subunit codes for MEPLLLQGVAQTRVWGGAALARYFPWVDLREPVGEVWVLSTREEASTPIRFGQWAGYTLAEVYQRFPHWFGRREQEPFPWLVKWIAAQDVLSVQLHPDDEFAQQVEGVPFGKTECWYVVDAEPGAHIYLGKDVTVDDWEQALQNGTVESLLEKVPVQKGDFIYLPAGTVHALGPGVTVVEVQQNSDITYRLYDWNRVGLDGKPRELHWDKAKSILAKKNEDRPKILRASKADLNFSTSYFCISKLHVESSVEIKIISQVQTLIILHGEGYLQWDGETVCIKTGDSILLPHLIQNIKLEGGLDLLVVKNN; via the coding sequence ATGGAACCGCTGCTTTTGCAAGGGGTGGCGCAAACGCGCGTATGGGGCGGAGCGGCGCTGGCCCGCTACTTCCCCTGGGTTGATTTACGGGAGCCGGTAGGGGAAGTTTGGGTGCTTTCTACCCGGGAGGAGGCAAGCACCCCGATTAGGTTCGGACAGTGGGCGGGCTATACCTTGGCCGAGGTGTATCAGCGTTTTCCCCATTGGTTTGGCCGTCGGGAACAAGAACCGTTTCCGTGGTTGGTAAAATGGATAGCGGCCCAAGATGTTCTATCTGTTCAGCTTCATCCCGATGATGAATTTGCCCAACAGGTGGAAGGCGTCCCATTTGGGAAGACCGAATGTTGGTATGTGGTGGATGCCGAGCCTGGCGCCCACATTTATCTGGGCAAGGATGTAACGGTTGACGACTGGGAACAGGCGCTCCAGAACGGAACGGTGGAATCGCTGCTGGAAAAGGTGCCGGTGCAAAAAGGCGATTTCATCTACCTTCCCGCAGGAACCGTACATGCCCTTGGACCCGGTGTAACGGTGGTCGAGGTACAGCAAAACAGTGACATCACCTATCGATTGTACGATTGGAACCGGGTAGGGCTTGATGGGAAGCCACGTGAATTGCATTGGGATAAAGCAAAGAGCATACTAGCTAAGAAAAATGAGGATAGACCGAAAATACTACGCGCATCAAAAGCTGACTTAAATTTTTCGACATCATATTTTTGTATCAGTAAATTACATGTAGAATCATCTGTAGAAATTAAAATAATTAGCCAGGTACAAACCTTAATTATCCTGCATGGGGAAGGCTATTTGCAGTGGGATGGTGAAACAGTTTGTATTAAAACAGGAGATTCTATTCTTCTTCCTCATTTAATCCAAAACATTAAATTAGAGGGGGGACTTGATCTTCTTGTTGTAAAAAATAATTGA